One stretch of Leadbetterella byssophila DSM 17132 DNA includes these proteins:
- a CDS encoding IS3 family transposase produces the protein MARSSFYYHQLCSKSDKYRELKELIKCIYHKHKGRYGYRRITDELRKLGRIINHKTVLKLMSLLGLKSLIRRKKYQSYRGDQGKIAPHILQRNFKADRPNQKWVTDITEFKVRDKKLYLSPIMDLYNQEIIS, from the coding sequence ATGGCTAGAAGTAGCTTTTATTATCATCAACTCTGCAGTAAAAGCGACAAGTACCGTGAGCTAAAGGAGCTCATTAAATGCATTTATCATAAGCATAAAGGGCGTTATGGCTACAGAAGGATTACAGATGAGCTGCGAAAGCTAGGCCGGATCATCAACCATAAAACGGTTTTAAAGTTGATGAGTTTATTGGGATTGAAGAGCTTGATTCGAAGGAAGAAATACCAGTCGTATCGGGGAGATCAAGGTAAAATAGCACCTCATATTTTACAACGTAACTTTAAAGCGGATCGGCCAAATCAGAAATGGGTAACAGACATCACAGAATTTAAAGTTCGAGACAAAAAACTTTATTTATCACCCATTATGGATCTTTATAATCAAGAAATTATCAGTTAA
- a CDS encoding helix-turn-helix domain-containing protein: MSRKVKYDLAFKLRCVKDVLEKHQSIVRVSDSVGINEVLLRKWLQEYEIGGLKGLEPKVSNRTYSSSFKLNVLKAIENENLSLKDARLRFRIPSDSTIITWQRNFATFGINGLESKPKGRPITMNRKPKAPLTRLEELELENERLRCENAFLKKLRALIQAEEEQRRGQSQKPYKIKARV, from the coding sequence ATGAGCAGGAAAGTAAAGTATGATCTAGCGTTTAAGCTAAGATGTGTAAAAGATGTTTTAGAAAAACATCAATCAATAGTAAGAGTAAGTGACAGCGTGGGGATTAACGAAGTTCTTTTACGGAAGTGGTTACAAGAGTATGAAATAGGTGGTTTAAAAGGTCTGGAACCTAAGGTGAGCAATCGGACTTATAGTTCATCTTTTAAACTCAATGTTTTAAAGGCTATCGAAAATGAGAATTTAAGTTTAAAGGATGCGCGATTGAGATTTCGTATTCCAAGTGACTCAACCATAATCACTTGGCAAAGGAATTTTGCTACCTTTGGTATCAACGGTTTAGAAAGCAAACCCAAAGGCCGTCCCATAACTATGAATCGCAAACCCAAAGCACCTTTAACGAGATTAGAAGAGCTAGAATTAGAAAACGAACGTTTACGTTGTGAGAATGCTTTTCTAAAAAAGTTGAGAGCCTTAATTCAAGCCGAGGAGGAACAACGCCGCGGACAATCGCAAAAGCCATACAAGATTAAGGCCAGAGTTTAA
- a CDS encoding glycoside hydrolase family 43 protein gives MKIIQYFLWLGLSFSAQAQKSGNPILPGWYADPEAIIFDQTYWIYPTYSAPYEKQVYFDAFSSQDLITWKKHERILDTSAVKWAKRAMWAPSIIRKDGKYYFFFGANDIQNDNEIGGIGVAVADKPEGPYKDHLGKPLVDRFHHGAQPIDQFVFQDGKDFYLVFGGWKHCVMAKLNDDFTGFTTEFKEITPENYVEGPMFFKKDGKYYFMWSEGGWTGPNYAVAYAISDNPWGPFERKGVILKQDPEIATGAGHHSVLNVGEDWYIIYHRRPLGETDRNARVTCIDKMEFDEDGNILPVKMTFEGVNKKGGQN, from the coding sequence ATGAAAATCATACAGTACTTCTTATGGTTAGGATTAAGTTTTTCCGCACAAGCACAAAAATCAGGTAACCCCATATTACCGGGATGGTATGCCGACCCTGAAGCCATTATCTTTGATCAGACCTATTGGATATATCCTACCTATTCTGCACCTTATGAAAAGCAGGTATATTTTGATGCATTTTCCTCGCAAGATCTTATAACTTGGAAGAAACATGAGAGAATTCTTGATACTTCAGCGGTGAAATGGGCTAAGCGAGCCATGTGGGCACCTTCCATAATACGGAAAGATGGGAAATATTACTTTTTCTTTGGTGCGAATGATATTCAAAATGATAATGAAATAGGAGGAATAGGAGTGGCGGTGGCTGACAAACCTGAGGGACCTTATAAAGATCACTTAGGTAAACCTTTGGTGGATCGTTTTCATCATGGTGCACAACCTATCGATCAATTTGTCTTTCAAGACGGCAAAGACTTCTACCTGGTTTTTGGAGGCTGGAAACATTGCGTTATGGCAAAACTGAATGATGATTTTACAGGATTTACTACAGAATTTAAAGAGATAACTCCTGAAAATTACGTTGAAGGGCCTATGTTTTTCAAAAAGGACGGGAAGTATTATTTTATGTGGTCAGAAGGTGGCTGGACGGGACCGAATTATGCTGTAGCCTATGCCATTAGTGATAATCCCTGGGGGCCTTTTGAGAGGAAAGGAGTGATCCTTAAACAAGATCCTGAAATAGCCACCGGGGCTGGTCACCATTCCGTATTGAATGTGGGAGAGGATTGGTATATTATTTACCACAGAAGGCCTTTAGGAGAAACGGATAGAAATGCGCGGGTAACTTGTATAGATAAAATGGAATTTGATGAAGACGGTAATATACTTCCGGTGAAAATGACCTTTGAAGGGGTAAACAAAAAAGGTGGTCAGAATTAG
- a CDS encoding collagen-binding domain-containing protein: MKYNYITMINFTNSAQWIRQFLLVYLLMVTSAYAQFNPIEPARGFNVITKGAFEVTSGDVEGGVAVGGRLTINGNVQVNIAQGTETFKHGSDAQAVGLIVNDGVTYQSGKVDVNSNRYVKIKDLKDSKLYKDQNNVYQGQIVASNATNNNVHIRINQNQSETSIKSDVSSEFNFTSVFNQFQSYSNALSNISSNVNVINYEGNKYRLNINSNTNNVLNITATQLQDYSASGDLQWSAVPSANAPMVINVNMQGADFTWNSPNMMLNGVDKAHGQYILWNFYNGQGKTLKLVGSRTIVGSILAPGINIDKREGYVEGQIIADSFYMEGGEVHFQLHKSTITPPTECTGCESKNLVYNPNFAASNATANWEVIKSRSDVSWGVFEHNFGGSIGVRKVGQLNWNDYFGDNYVYQNVVDGVVPGKSYVFTASAATHHNYYNGTNRYAQMWLEFYDANNNKISTTAKKTILTAYANFQTYTISGTIPNNTKYLRIVGYANGTALKFTNNILTIDCYDAVNTSFVKVNADCTDKNGKITVTASGGSGQFKYYIKKGSAAYSAGQDSNVFTNLTSGSYTVKVQDVNTTDSKCTKEFSVTITKESIPNAPTGVTNKTICKGSGTNLSGSCETGSTIKWYQNDKTTLVTNLNVNPTSTTTYWARCEAACNSDFVSLTVTVENLPTVTVEDKTICAGESVTLTAVCSGTSVTWNTGQNSASITVSPNITTNYTATCKTANNCQATATAKVTVTPRADKPTGISDKLICKGSSLTLPGSCATGTTLKWYQDDKTTPISGTSVSPTTTTNYWAKCQSTCSSEWVSMKVTVEDLPTVTVEDKTICAGESVTLTAVCSGTSVTWNTGQNSASITVTPNTTTNYTVTCKSANNCEKTATAKVTVNPKPTVTVNNSGSITCAGGSLITATASPSSGVNYTWTVPAGASNPGNVASFTAVVPGTYSVTVKVGSTGCESTSASTTVTEDKNTPDVTVNTGVLTCDVTSVKLTASEVAGATYSWSFGGATVGTGREYTATQAGTYSVTVTYSNGCTKNFTTTVTEDKNTPDVTVNTGVLTCDVTSVKLTASEVAGATYSWSFGGATVGTGREYTATQAGTYSVTVTYSNGCTKNFTTTVTEDKNTPDVTVNTGVLTCDVTSVKLTASEVAGATYSWSFGGATVGTGREYTATQAGTYSVTVTYSNGCIKNFTTTVTGDTNKPTVVLEAGKLTCNVREVTVAAAAVNAVSYHWTVPTGVAQPADTVRSFVTTVPGVYSVVVTASNGCTATDMITVVEDKTAPTVSTKDLVILCDQTEGKLVATGTPGATYMWTGPNGFTAVGDTITVSLAGQYTVRVVNSVTGCEGTAIANVTRQEKPAAPSTGPHKVCIGESVTLAATCTSGTVKWYSDQALTQEITQLTFIPTASTSYYAVCVNSECTSGAAESVITVTPDYPAPVLSATPEEIIKGNSSVLNGNCETGTLVWYTDSALTNVLSTSASVSVTPMTTTTYYAACIVENCKKASEITVKVKEGIFDLALRKTLKAGQKNVFKPGDSVTFEITVFNQGNVDATNIDLVDYIPTGLTLTDANWTLDGSKGRWINAISFLGAGEQKTVSITFVLNDDAVGPVINNYAEIAKAEGGTDIDSTPDDNKDNDGIAKNDEINEDGKKGGDEDDHDFEPITVCPDQKCLTAKVKVKK, translated from the coding sequence ATGAAATACAATTACATTACAATGATAAACTTTACTAATTCAGCGCAGTGGATACGCCAATTCCTATTGGTATACCTTCTGATGGTTACATCAGCATACGCTCAATTTAACCCTATTGAGCCAGCCAGAGGGTTTAATGTAATCACCAAGGGTGCGTTTGAGGTGACTTCCGGGGATGTGGAAGGAGGCGTAGCCGTAGGTGGAAGACTCACCATAAACGGTAACGTTCAGGTGAATATAGCCCAAGGGACTGAGACCTTTAAACATGGATCTGATGCTCAAGCAGTGGGTCTTATCGTTAATGATGGGGTTACCTATCAGAGCGGCAAGGTCGATGTGAACAGCAATAGGTATGTTAAGATTAAGGATCTGAAGGATTCAAAGTTGTATAAGGACCAAAACAATGTCTATCAAGGACAGATTGTGGCATCCAACGCAACGAATAATAATGTTCATATCCGCATTAATCAGAATCAATCTGAAACTTCCATAAAAAGTGATGTTAGTAGTGAATTTAATTTTACTAGTGTATTTAATCAGTTTCAGAGCTATTCTAATGCATTGAGCAATATAAGTTCAAATGTTAATGTGATCAATTATGAAGGGAATAAGTATAGGTTAAACATTAATTCTAATACCAATAATGTCTTAAACATTACAGCTACTCAATTACAAGATTACTCAGCAAGTGGGGATCTGCAATGGTCAGCAGTGCCATCTGCAAATGCTCCCATGGTGATTAATGTAAATATGCAAGGTGCAGATTTTACATGGAATTCCCCTAACATGATGCTAAATGGAGTGGATAAGGCGCATGGCCAATATATTCTTTGGAACTTCTATAATGGACAAGGAAAGACTTTGAAGTTGGTAGGTTCAAGAACTATAGTAGGGTCTATATTAGCTCCTGGAATTAATATTGATAAAAGGGAAGGATACGTAGAAGGTCAGATTATAGCAGATAGCTTCTATATGGAAGGTGGAGAAGTGCATTTCCAACTGCACAAATCTACAATAACTCCCCCTACTGAATGTACGGGTTGTGAATCCAAGAACTTGGTATATAACCCTAATTTTGCCGCATCAAATGCCACTGCAAACTGGGAAGTTATTAAATCACGTTCAGATGTAAGTTGGGGGGTATTTGAGCATAATTTTGGAGGGTCAATAGGAGTTAGGAAAGTAGGTCAGTTAAACTGGAATGATTACTTTGGAGATAATTATGTTTATCAAAATGTTGTAGACGGTGTTGTTCCAGGTAAATCTTACGTATTCACAGCTTCAGCAGCCACACACCATAACTATTATAACGGTACGAATAGATACGCTCAAATGTGGCTAGAATTCTATGATGCTAATAATAATAAGATTTCAACTACTGCAAAGAAGACGATTTTGACGGCGTATGCCAATTTCCAAACGTATACCATCTCAGGAACTATACCAAATAATACTAAATATCTCAGAATTGTAGGTTACGCAAATGGTACAGCTCTGAAATTTACGAATAACATTCTAACTATAGACTGTTATGATGCTGTCAACACTTCTTTTGTTAAAGTTAATGCAGATTGTACGGATAAAAATGGTAAGATCACTGTAACTGCTTCAGGGGGTTCTGGACAGTTCAAGTATTACATAAAGAAAGGCAGCGCAGCTTATAGTGCAGGGCAAGACTCTAATGTTTTTACAAATCTTACTTCAGGATCTTATACTGTAAAGGTACAGGATGTAAATACTACAGATTCCAAATGTACCAAAGAGTTTAGTGTTACTATTACCAAAGAGTCTATTCCAAATGCTCCAACCGGTGTAACCAATAAGACTATCTGTAAAGGATCAGGAACGAATTTAAGCGGCTCTTGTGAAACAGGCAGTACCATTAAGTGGTATCAAAACGATAAAACAACCCTAGTAACAAACCTAAATGTAAATCCTACAAGTACTACTACTTACTGGGCAAGATGTGAAGCTGCTTGTAATAGTGACTTTGTGTCCTTGACTGTTACAGTAGAAAATCTTCCTACAGTAACTGTAGAAGATAAGACCATTTGTGCGGGTGAAAGTGTGACACTGACCGCAGTATGTAGCGGTACCAGTGTAACTTGGAATACAGGACAAAATTCAGCTAGTATCACTGTATCTCCGAACATCACTACGAATTATACGGCAACTTGTAAGACCGCTAATAATTGCCAAGCTACCGCAACGGCAAAGGTGACCGTTACTCCGAGAGCAGATAAGCCAACTGGCATTTCTGATAAATTGATTTGTAAAGGTAGCAGCTTAACTCTTCCTGGAAGCTGTGCAACAGGAACTACTTTAAAATGGTATCAAGACGATAAAACTACTCCTATTTCTGGAACTTCAGTAAGTCCAACAACTACTACGAACTATTGGGCCAAATGCCAAAGCACTTGTAGTAGTGAATGGGTTTCCATGAAAGTGACGGTAGAAGATCTTCCTACAGTAACAGTAGAAGATAAGACCATTTGTGCGGGTGAAAGTGTGACACTAACCGCAGTATGTAGCGGTACCAGTGTAACTTGGAATACAGGACAAAATTCAGCTAGTATCACTGTAACTCCGAACACCACTACGAATTATACGGTTACGTGTAAGTCAGCAAATAATTGTGAAAAGACGGCAACGGCAAAGGTGACGGTTAATCCTAAACCTACTGTAACTGTTAATAATTCGGGTTCTATAACTTGTGCTGGTGGGTCCTTAATTACGGCAACAGCAAGTCCAAGTTCCGGCGTGAATTATACTTGGACCGTACCAGCAGGAGCTTCAAATCCGGGGAATGTTGCATCATTTACTGCTGTTGTTCCTGGAACTTATAGCGTGACTGTTAAAGTAGGATCTACAGGTTGCGAGTCTACATCTGCTTCTACTACGGTAACCGAAGACAAGAATACTCCGGACGTAACGGTGAACACAGGCGTACTTACTTGTGATGTAACCTCAGTGAAATTGACAGCTTCAGAAGTAGCAGGAGCTACATACTCTTGGAGCTTCGGAGGAGCAACAGTAGGTACAGGTAGAGAATACACGGCTACTCAAGCGGGTACTTACAGCGTAACGGTAACCTACTCGAACGGATGTACGAAGAACTTCACTACTACGGTAACTGAAGACAAGAATACTCCGGACGTAACAGTGAACACAGGCGTACTTACTTGTGATGTAACCTCAGTGAAATTAACAGCTTCAGAAGTAGCAGGAGCTACATACTCTTGGAGCTTCGGCGGAGCAACAGTAGGTACAGGTAGAGAATACACGGCTACTCAAGCGGGTACTTACAGCGTAACGGTAACCTACTCGAACGGATGTACGAAGAACTTCACTACTACGGTAACTGAAGACAAGAATACTCCGGACGTAACAGTGAACACAGGCGTACTTACTTGTGATGTAACCTCAGTGAAATTAACAGCTTCAGAAGTAGCAGGAGCTACATACTCTTGGAGCTTCGGCGGAGCAACAGTAGGTACAGGTAGAGAATACACAGCTACTCAAGCGGGTACTTACAGCGTAACGGTAACCTACTCGAACGGATGTATTAAGAACTTCACTACTACGGTAACGGGAGATACGAACAAACCTACAGTGGTACTTGAAGCGGGTAAACTGACTTGTAATGTAAGGGAAGTTACTGTGGCTGCAGCAGCTGTGAATGCCGTTTCTTATCACTGGACAGTTCCTACAGGAGTTGCTCAGCCAGCAGATACGGTTAGAAGCTTTGTAACTACTGTTCCGGGAGTATATTCTGTAGTGGTAACGGCTTCAAATGGTTGTACGGCAACAGATATGATAACTGTAGTAGAAGATAAGACTGCTCCTACGGTAAGCACGAAAGATTTGGTGATCTTATGTGACCAAACAGAAGGTAAACTAGTGGCTACTGGTACTCCTGGTGCAACATACATGTGGACGGGTCCAAATGGCTTTACTGCCGTGGGTGATACTATCACAGTTAGTTTGGCTGGACAATACACCGTAAGAGTGGTGAATTCCGTGACAGGATGTGAAGGCACAGCAATAGCTAATGTTACTCGTCAGGAGAAACCTGCTGCTCCAAGCACCGGACCTCACAAAGTTTGTATTGGGGAGTCTGTTACACTAGCAGCGACTTGTACTAGTGGAACGGTGAAATGGTATAGTGATCAAGCTTTGACACAAGAAATTACGCAGTTAACATTTATTCCGACTGCAAGCACTTCGTACTATGCGGTTTGTGTAAATAGTGAGTGTACAAGTGGGGCTGCGGAATCTGTGATCACCGTAACTCCAGATTACCCTGCGCCGGTTCTGTCTGCAACTCCTGAAGAGATAATTAAAGGAAACAGCAGTGTGTTGAACGGAAATTGTGAAACAGGTACATTGGTTTGGTACACTGACAGTGCACTAACTAACGTCTTAAGCACAAGTGCTAGCGTTTCAGTAACACCAATGACCACCACCACCTATTATGCGGCATGTATAGTAGAGAATTGTAAGAAGGCTTCTGAGATCACTGTAAAAGTTAAAGAAGGAATCTTCGATCTAGCCCTACGTAAAACATTAAAAGCCGGTCAGAAGAATGTCTTTAAACCTGGTGATAGTGTAACCTTTGAAATCACAGTGTTTAATCAAGGAAATGTGGATGCTACTAATATTGATTTGGTAGATTACATCCCTACAGGATTAACCTTGACTGATGCCAATTGGACCTTGGACGGTTCAAAAGGAAGATGGATCAATGCTATCAGCTTCTTAGGTGCAGGTGAGCAGAAAACCGTTTCGATCACCTTCGTACTTAACGATGATGCAGTTGGACCAGTTATAAATAACTATGCTGAGATCGCAAAAGCAGAAGGTGGCACGGATATTGATTCTACTCCTGATGACAACAAGGACAATGATGGCATAGCTAAGAATGATGAGATCAACGAAGACGGTAAAAAAGGTGGAGATGAGGATGATCATGACTTTGAACCTATTACCGTATGTCCTGATCAGAAGTGCTTAACAGCAAAAGTTAAAGTGAAGAAATAA
- a CDS encoding YgiQ family radical SAM protein encodes MIRARQLKDWLPITKKEIEMRGWNEVDVIIVSGDAYVDHPSYGTAVIGRIIESEGFKVAIIPQPNWKDDLRDFKKFGRPKYFFGVTAGCMDSMVNHYTANKRLRSNDSYTPGGEAGFRPDYATVVYTKILKELYPDVPVLIGGIEASLRRVTHYDYWQDKLLPTILEDAPADLLVYGMGEQPLRDILKAVKSGVPLSEIREVRQVAYMAPHVPESPDWNTVELASHEDCLNDKLKYAANFKIVEVESNKWQANRIIQKVGQRTLVINPPYKIMTEEEMDASFDLPYTRMPHPKYSKRGPIPSYEMIKFSINMHRGCFGGCSFCTISAHQGKFIASRSEQSILKEVDELVAHPEFKGYISDLGGPSANMYRMKGKDESICNRCQAPSCIHPVICSNLDTSHKPLTEIYRKVDAHPGVKKAFVGSGIRYDLLVDDFNKNNQDGNHDEYMEQLVTRHVSGRLKVAPEHTSDATLRVMRKPSFKYFHKFKEKYDKIQEKHSLKQPLIPYFISSHPGCEEADMAHLAAETKDMGFRLEQVQDFTPTPMTVAEVIYYTGVHPYTLQPVKTAKSPEEKQVQNRYFFWYKPEVRNWIRNRLTKLGEKDLANKLVGNTYSHSGNTPKQHKKNKSKRR; translated from the coding sequence ATGATTAGAGCTAGGCAATTAAAGGATTGGTTACCCATCACAAAGAAGGAAATAGAAATGAGGGGATGGAATGAAGTGGACGTAATCATCGTCTCAGGCGATGCCTACGTGGACCATCCCTCCTATGGAACCGCAGTGATAGGTAGAATTATTGAAAGCGAAGGATTTAAAGTAGCTATTATTCCTCAGCCCAACTGGAAAGACGACCTCCGTGATTTCAAAAAGTTCGGTAGGCCAAAATATTTCTTTGGGGTAACTGCCGGATGTATGGACTCCATGGTTAACCATTATACCGCAAACAAACGCCTCCGCTCAAACGATAGCTACACGCCCGGTGGCGAGGCAGGTTTCCGCCCTGATTACGCTACGGTAGTATATACAAAAATCCTAAAGGAACTTTACCCGGATGTACCCGTATTAATAGGAGGTATAGAAGCTTCATTACGAAGAGTAACCCACTACGATTACTGGCAAGATAAACTCCTCCCTACCATCCTTGAAGATGCCCCTGCAGATTTACTCGTGTACGGGATGGGAGAACAACCCCTGCGAGATATCCTCAAAGCTGTTAAAAGCGGTGTTCCTTTATCTGAAATAAGGGAAGTCCGCCAAGTAGCCTATATGGCTCCCCATGTTCCGGAAAGTCCAGATTGGAACACTGTTGAACTTGCTTCACACGAGGATTGTCTGAATGACAAACTCAAGTACGCTGCTAACTTTAAAATAGTAGAAGTAGAGTCCAATAAATGGCAAGCCAATAGAATCATTCAGAAAGTAGGCCAAAGAACTCTCGTCATCAATCCTCCCTATAAGATCATGACAGAGGAAGAAATGGATGCGTCCTTTGACCTGCCTTATACCAGAATGCCCCATCCCAAATACTCTAAAAGAGGTCCTATACCATCTTATGAGATGATTAAATTCTCTATTAATATGCATAGAGGATGTTTTGGAGGATGTAGCTTCTGTACCATTTCTGCTCACCAAGGAAAGTTCATTGCATCGCGTTCTGAGCAATCTATCCTAAAAGAAGTAGATGAACTGGTAGCTCACCCTGAATTTAAAGGCTACATTTCTGACCTAGGTGGACCATCCGCTAACATGTACAGAATGAAAGGAAAAGACGAAAGCATCTGCAATAGATGCCAGGCTCCTTCCTGTATACACCCGGTCATCTGCTCTAACCTGGATACCTCTCACAAGCCTCTCACTGAGATCTATAGAAAGGTAGATGCCCACCCTGGTGTGAAAAAAGCATTCGTAGGATCAGGTATCCGTTATGATCTATTGGTCGACGACTTTAATAAGAATAACCAGGACGGAAACCACGATGAATACATGGAACAATTGGTTACCAGACACGTTTCCGGCCGACTGAAAGTTGCCCCAGAACACACCTCTGACGCTACGCTGAGAGTAATGCGCAAGCCTTCTTTCAAGTACTTCCATAAGTTCAAAGAAAAATACGATAAGATTCAGGAGAAACATTCCCTAAAGCAACCGCTAATTCCTTACTTCATCAGTTCTCACCCAGGCTGTGAAGAAGCGGATATGGCTCACCTGGCCGCTGAAACTAAGGATATGGGCTTCCGACTAGAACAAGTTCAAGACTTCACCCCTACACCTATGACCGTAGCTGAAGTCATCTACTATACAGGGGTACATCCTTATACTTTGCAACCGGTAAAAACGGCCAAGTCTCCAGAAGAGAAACAAGTACAGAACCGCTATTTCTTCTGGTATAAACCGGAAGTGAGAAACTGGATAAGAAACAGGCTAACTAAACTTGGAGAAAAGGATCTAGCGAATAAGCTGGTGGGAAATACTTACAGCCATTCTGGAAATACTCCAAAACAACATAAGAAAAATAAGAGTAAGAGACGTTAA
- the trpA gene encoding tryptophan synthase subunit alpha, whose translation MNRIEQLFADKKGEILSIYFTAGFPGPEDTRVILKALQSSGVDLVEIGMPYSDPVADGETIQASNQRALDQGMSVEKLFGQLATMRSEGITIPVILMGYLNPVYQYGIEKFCAKCKEIGVDGLILPDLPLDEYKGEYEEIFRRYGLLNIFLITPQTSDERIKEIDANSSGFIYMVSSASVTGATSGVNDQMEAYFERVRSLGLKNPQLVGFGIKDKDSFQRASKHASGAIIGSQFVRVLEASASDLEAGIQEFIKGVRD comes from the coding sequence ATGAATAGAATAGAGCAGCTTTTTGCAGATAAGAAAGGAGAGATACTGAGTATATATTTTACGGCCGGATTTCCGGGTCCTGAAGATACGCGAGTCATTTTGAAAGCTTTACAAAGCTCCGGTGTGGATTTGGTAGAAATAGGTATGCCTTACTCTGATCCTGTGGCAGATGGGGAGACCATTCAGGCTTCAAATCAACGTGCTTTGGATCAGGGAATGAGTGTAGAGAAGCTTTTTGGCCAATTGGCCACTATGCGCTCAGAAGGTATTACTATTCCGGTGATCTTGATGGGTTATTTGAATCCAGTTTATCAGTATGGCATTGAGAAGTTTTGTGCCAAATGTAAAGAGATCGGAGTAGACGGGCTGATACTTCCTGATCTGCCATTGGATGAATACAAAGGTGAGTACGAAGAGATCTTTAGAAGGTATGGTCTATTGAACATATTCTTGATTACTCCTCAAACATCTGATGAGCGGATTAAGGAGATAGATGCGAATTCTTCCGGATTCATATATATGGTTTCTTCTGCCAGTGTTACCGGTGCTACATCAGGCGTGAATGATCAGATGGAAGCGTATTTTGAGCGAGTAAGGTCTTTGGGTTTGAAGAATCCTCAATTGGTAGGATTTGGTATCAAAGACAAGGATAGTTTCCAAAGGGCTTCAAAGCATGCATCCGGAGCCATTATAGGAAGCCAGTTTGTTAGAGTATTGGAAGCGTCCGCTTCGGATCTGGAGGCAGGAATACAGGAATTTATAAAAGGAGTAAGAGATTAA
- a CDS encoding M28 family peptidase: MKNYKILLSLLIAGSVLSCKKAEKDAETQEAVVEQSTVQVPQFNPDSAFTYVAKQVAFGPRVPGTKAQTQCAQWLSAKLKGLGWEVYEQRFDAKLYSGKVVPGINIVASYKPEAEKRILLASHWDSRPISDQDESVKDQAIDGANDGASGVGVLLEVARNLVQDSVNVGVDIVFFDVEDWGAPDTFEGKVDLEYGGYCLGSDYWSKNPHKKPYTAFYGILLDMVGAANAQFFHEQYSSTVAPSILAKVWDTASRLGYGNLFINSAGGAITDDHVPVIKNLGIPMIDIIDYRMKGAGTGDFFPHWHTTSDKLENIDKNTLKAVGQTLLHVIYHE, from the coding sequence ATGAAGAACTATAAGATTCTCCTCAGTCTGTTGATTGCAGGAAGTGTTTTATCCTGTAAAAAGGCTGAGAAAGATGCTGAAACGCAGGAAGCCGTGGTAGAACAGTCTACAGTACAGGTACCGCAATTCAACCCTGACTCTGCGTTTACATATGTGGCTAAGCAAGTGGCTTTTGGTCCAAGAGTTCCCGGGACTAAGGCGCAAACTCAATGTGCTCAGTGGTTAAGCGCAAAATTGAAGGGGCTAGGTTGGGAAGTGTATGAGCAACGTTTTGATGCAAAGTTATATAGTGGGAAAGTGGTTCCCGGAATCAATATAGTGGCTTCTTATAAGCCGGAAGCGGAAAAGAGAATACTATTGGCCTCTCATTGGGATTCTCGCCCTATTTCTGATCAGGATGAAAGTGTGAAGGATCAAGCCATAGATGGGGCAAATGACGGTGCTAGTGGAGTAGGTGTTTTATTAGAGGTGGCCAGGAATTTGGTTCAAGATTCGGTAAATGTGGGTGTGGACATTGTGTTCTTTGATGTGGAAGATTGGGGTGCTCCGGATACCTTTGAAGGGAAGGTAGATTTGGAATATGGAGGGTATTGTCTTGGTTCTGATTACTGGTCGAAGAATCCTCATAAGAAGCCTTATACTGCATTTTATGGCATATTATTAGATATGGTAGGTGCTGCTAATGCACAGTTTTTCCACGAACAATATTCCTCAACGGTAGCCCCAAGCATTTTGGCAAAAGTATGGGATACGGCAAGCAGATTGGGTTATGGAAATCTCTTTATCAATAGTGCTGGAGGAGCTATTACAGATGACCATGTTCCTGTGATCAAGAACCTGGGAATTCCTATGATTGACATCATTGATTATAGAATGAAAGGTGCAGGTACTGGAGATTTCTTCCCACATTGGCATACTACATCTGATAAATTAGAGAACATAGATAAGAATACGCTTAAGGCAGTAGGGCAGACGCTACTGCATGTGATATATCATGAATAG